In Rahnella aceris, the following proteins share a genomic window:
- the tdh gene encoding L-threonine 3-dehydrogenase translates to MKALAKLKREEGIWMTDVAVPELGHNDLLIKIRKTAICGTDVHIYNWDEWSQKTIPVPMVVGHEYVGEVVGIGQEVKGFSIGDRVSGEGHITCGHCRNCRGGRTHLCRNAQGVGVNRPGAFAEYLVLPAFNAFKIPDNISDDLAAIFDPFGNAVHTALSFDLVGEDVLISGAGPIGIMAAAICKHVGARHVVITDMNEYRLELARKMGVTRAVNVSQQSLQNVMDELGMTEGFDVGLEMSGAPAAFRSMLNAMNHGGRIAMLGIPSTEMAIDWNQVIFKGLFIKGIYGREMFETWYKMAALIQSGLDLTPLITHHFPIDEFQKGFDAMRSGHSGKVILNW, encoded by the coding sequence ATGAAAGCTTTAGCAAAACTCAAACGTGAAGAAGGCATCTGGATGACGGATGTGGCCGTGCCGGAATTAGGGCACAACGATTTGCTGATCAAAATCCGTAAAACCGCCATTTGCGGAACCGATGTGCACATCTACAACTGGGACGAATGGTCACAAAAAACCATTCCCGTACCAATGGTGGTCGGACACGAATATGTCGGCGAAGTGGTGGGCATCGGGCAGGAAGTTAAAGGTTTCAGTATCGGTGACCGGGTGTCGGGCGAGGGGCATATTACCTGCGGACACTGCCGTAATTGCCGGGGAGGACGTACGCATTTGTGCCGCAACGCACAGGGCGTGGGGGTAAACCGTCCGGGCGCTTTTGCGGAGTATCTGGTATTGCCTGCTTTTAATGCGTTTAAAATCCCGGACAATATTTCTGATGATCTGGCTGCCATTTTTGATCCCTTTGGTAATGCTGTGCATACCGCATTGTCGTTTGATCTGGTCGGCGAGGATGTTCTGATCAGCGGTGCCGGGCCGATTGGCATCATGGCGGCAGCCATTTGCAAACATGTCGGTGCCCGCCATGTGGTGATCACGGATATGAACGAATACCGTCTGGAACTCGCGCGCAAAATGGGTGTGACGCGGGCGGTGAATGTCAGCCAGCAAAGCTTGCAGAATGTGATGGATGAGCTGGGCATGACGGAAGGGTTTGACGTCGGGCTGGAAATGTCAGGTGCACCTGCGGCATTTCGCAGCATGCTTAACGCCATGAATCATGGCGGCCGGATTGCGATGCTGGGCATTCCATCGACCGAGATGGCAATCGACTGGAATCAGGTGATTTTCAAAGGACTGTTTATTAAAGGGATTTACGGAAGGGAAATGTTCGAAACCTGGTACAAAATGGCCGCCCTGATCCAGTCAGGATTAGATCTTACACCTCTGATTACGCACCATTTTCCGATTGATGAATTCCAGAAAGGGTTTGATGCGATGCGCTCCGGGCATTCCGGCAAAGTGATACTTAACTGGTAA
- a CDS encoding glycosyltransferase, whose product MGQDRSKILLLDSGKEWGGGTNSMLELLKRIDREKFEISCCFYNDYARDNGETISQILNSLNVPVFFIPQVKQPAWAKIAKEVLRTLFFFSSNLRQKAIYSIDKIWRINPNIRKIHSLLELGQFDILYMNNQPSSNVEGYYSTAGLPTEIVQHCRIEPVLNREVVRIVNRFCHSIISVSQGVQEQLLKRGVRKELCFTVFNGIDIHQPLPEGTKIREELAADNDTFIFGSIGSLINRKAHHFTLLALDKFNRAFPEAKWKMVFVGEGPNLRRLIQQTSALNMMDKVVFTGFQSNALEYLSAFDAFILGSKSEGLPRVVLESMLLKTPVIGSNVTGTAELIKNAETGMLFEYGDIDMLFNHMKTLYLNAHLRNEIAEQANLTVREKFAIEKYVSGVETVLSSVKKKQG is encoded by the coding sequence ATGGGACAAGATCGATCTAAAATTCTGCTACTGGATAGTGGCAAGGAATGGGGAGGCGGGACTAACAGCATGTTAGAACTGCTGAAAAGAATCGATCGTGAAAAATTTGAAATCAGCTGCTGCTTTTACAACGATTACGCCCGGGACAACGGCGAAACTATCAGTCAGATTTTAAACTCACTGAATGTACCGGTATTTTTTATTCCGCAGGTTAAGCAACCTGCCTGGGCGAAAATAGCTAAAGAAGTATTAAGAACGCTGTTTTTCTTTAGCAGTAATTTGCGTCAGAAAGCCATTTACTCTATCGACAAAATCTGGCGTATTAATCCCAATATCCGCAAAATTCACTCCCTGCTTGAACTCGGTCAGTTTGACATTCTCTATATGAATAATCAGCCCAGCTCTAACGTCGAAGGCTATTATTCTACTGCCGGTTTACCCACAGAAATCGTACAGCATTGTCGCATTGAACCGGTGCTCAACCGGGAGGTTGTGCGCATCGTTAACCGGTTCTGCCACAGCATTATCTCTGTTTCTCAAGGCGTTCAGGAACAACTGCTCAAACGTGGTGTACGCAAAGAGTTATGTTTTACCGTTTTTAATGGCATTGATATCCATCAGCCATTGCCCGAAGGCACAAAAATCCGGGAAGAATTAGCAGCCGACAACGACACGTTCATCTTTGGCAGTATAGGTTCTCTGATTAACCGCAAAGCTCATCACTTCACATTACTGGCACTAGACAAATTTAATCGCGCATTTCCGGAAGCCAAATGGAAAATGGTGTTTGTGGGTGAAGGCCCGAATTTACGCCGTCTCATTCAGCAAACTTCGGCTCTGAATATGATGGATAAAGTGGTATTTACAGGCTTCCAGAGCAATGCGCTGGAATATCTGTCCGCGTTTGATGCCTTTATATTAGGCTCAAAAAGTGAAGGGCTTCCGCGGGTCGTGTTGGAATCCATGCTGCTGAAAACGCCGGTGATTGGTTCGAATGTCACCGGTACAGCCGAACTGATTAAAAATGCAGAAACCGGCATGTTATTTGAGTATGGCGATATTGATATGCTCTTTAATCATATGAAAACACTGTATCTCAATGCCCATCTGAGAAATGAAATTGCAGAGCAGGCAAATCTGACTGTTCGCGAAAAATTTGCAATTGAAAAATATGTCTCAGGCGTTGAAACCGTTTTAAGCAGTGTGAAAAAGAAACAAGGCTGA
- the rfaF gene encoding ADP-heptose--LPS heptosyltransferase RfaF: protein MKILVIGPSWVGDMMMSQSLYRTLKAAHPDAQIDVMAPAWCRPLLDRMPEVHQALAMPLGHGALELGERRRLGISLRNEKYQRAFVLPNSFKSALVPFFARIPQRTGWRGEMRYGLLNDLRVLDKPAFPLMVQRYAALGYDARQIKTAADLPQPILWPKLEVGDAEVTAVKTSFSVDNTRPLIGFCPGAEFGPAKRWPHYHYAVLAEKLISEGYQVVLFGSAKDNAAGEQIRLALTENAQPFCLNLAGKTSLDQAVVMIAACHAVVSNDSGLMHVAAALDKPLIALYGPSSPDFTPPLSHQAKVIRLITGYHKVRKGDAEEGYHQSLIDIQPGQVYQELTQLLSARKEL, encoded by the coding sequence ATGAAAATACTGGTAATTGGGCCGTCATGGGTCGGTGACATGATGATGTCACAAAGTCTTTATCGCACCCTGAAAGCTGCGCACCCCGACGCTCAGATTGACGTGATGGCACCTGCATGGTGCCGTCCTTTACTTGATCGCATGCCGGAAGTACATCAGGCGCTGGCCATGCCGCTGGGCCACGGTGCGCTGGAATTGGGCGAACGTCGTCGTCTGGGTATTTCATTGCGCAATGAGAAATATCAGCGTGCATTCGTTCTGCCTAACTCGTTTAAATCGGCGCTGGTTCCTTTCTTTGCCCGTATTCCGCAACGCACCGGCTGGCGTGGCGAAATGCGCTATGGTCTGCTCAATGATTTGCGGGTGCTGGATAAACCCGCTTTTCCACTGATGGTTCAGCGTTATGCTGCTCTGGGCTACGATGCCCGGCAAATCAAAACTGCCGCTGATCTTCCACAACCCATTCTCTGGCCGAAATTAGAGGTCGGCGACGCTGAAGTCACCGCAGTTAAAACCTCATTCTCTGTGGATAACACCCGGCCGCTGATTGGTTTCTGCCCTGGCGCAGAGTTTGGTCCGGCAAAGCGCTGGCCTCATTATCACTACGCGGTGTTGGCTGAAAAACTGATCAGCGAAGGCTATCAGGTGGTGCTCTTTGGCTCTGCAAAAGATAACGCAGCAGGTGAACAAATTCGCCTGGCACTGACAGAAAACGCACAACCTTTCTGTCTCAATCTGGCGGGGAAAACCTCATTGGATCAGGCGGTGGTGATGATTGCCGCCTGTCATGCGGTCGTCAGTAATGATTCAGGCCTGATGCACGTTGCCGCCGCGCTGGATAAACCGCTGATAGCACTTTACGGGCCCAGCAGCCCGGACTTCACACCGCCCCTCAGCCATCAGGCAAAAGTTATACGTCTGATCACTGGCTACCATAAAGTCCGTAAAGGCGATGCTGAAGAAGGCTATCACCAAAGTTTAATTGATATTCAACCCGGACAAGTTTATCAGGAACTCACCCAGTTGCTGAGCGCAAGGAAGGAGCTTTAA
- the envC gene encoding murein hydrolase activator EnvC has translation MSKFNHFSLMRTRLSAQDKAVSAFPSPALLLCVSLLSLSVSVHADDNKDQLKTIQQNIAEKEKSVKQQKQQRGTLLQQLQAQEKTIASASSQLRSTQSTLATLGKDISGLNASIDKLQKQQKTQEAILAKQLDAAFRIGQHKGLQLLLSSEESARSERILAYFGYLNEARQKTIEDLKQTRATLAEQRVSLQSKQTQQKSLLSEQQTQQQKLEQARAARKQTLTALESSLQKDEQSLTELRANESSLQNKIAAAERAAKARAEKEAREAAAVRAKEQQAKKSGSTYKPTQSEQSLMARTGGLGRPSGQNMWPVNGSLIHRFGEQLQGELRWKGIVISAREGSDVRAIADGRVILADWLQGYGLVVVIDHGKGDMSLYGYNQDALVSVGDQVRTGQAIAKVGNSGGQGQPSLYFEIRRQGQAVNPQPWLGR, from the coding sequence TTGAGCAAATTCAATCATTTCAGCCTGATGAGAACCCGCCTTTCCGCTCAGGACAAGGCCGTATCTGCCTTCCCATCTCCAGCCTTACTACTTTGCGTTTCCCTGCTGTCTCTTTCTGTGAGTGTGCATGCTGACGACAATAAAGATCAGCTCAAAACCATTCAGCAAAACATCGCGGAAAAAGAGAAAAGCGTAAAACAGCAGAAACAGCAACGCGGCACGTTATTGCAGCAATTGCAGGCGCAGGAAAAAACCATCGCCTCAGCCAGCAGTCAGTTACGCAGCACTCAGTCAACCCTCGCCACGTTGGGAAAAGACATTTCCGGGCTGAATGCGTCCATTGATAAATTGCAAAAACAGCAAAAGACGCAGGAAGCTATTCTGGCAAAGCAGCTCGATGCCGCATTCCGGATCGGGCAGCATAAAGGCCTGCAATTACTGCTGAGCAGCGAAGAGAGCGCACGCAGCGAGAGGATCCTGGCTTATTTTGGTTATCTGAATGAAGCGCGACAGAAAACCATTGAGGACCTGAAACAGACCCGAGCCACGCTGGCTGAACAGCGTGTTTCTTTGCAATCGAAACAAACCCAGCAAAAAAGCCTGCTGAGTGAACAACAAACCCAGCAGCAGAAACTCGAACAGGCTCGTGCCGCCCGTAAGCAAACGCTCACGGCACTGGAGTCTTCATTGCAAAAAGATGAGCAGAGCCTGACCGAACTGCGCGCTAACGAATCCAGCCTGCAAAACAAAATTGCCGCTGCCGAACGTGCTGCCAAAGCACGCGCAGAAAAAGAAGCCCGCGAAGCTGCGGCAGTCAGAGCGAAAGAACAGCAGGCGAAGAAATCCGGTTCCACCTACAAACCGACCCAAAGCGAGCAATCTCTGATGGCCCGTACCGGCGGTCTGGGCAGACCATCAGGTCAAAATATGTGGCCTGTTAATGGTTCGTTGATACATCGCTTCGGCGAACAGCTGCAGGGTGAACTACGCTGGAAAGGGATTGTTATCTCAGCAAGAGAAGGCAGTGATGTCCGGGCGATTGCTGACGGACGCGTCATTCTGGCGGACTGGTTACAGGGATACGGTTTGGTTGTGGTTATCGATCACGGCAAAGGCGATATGAGTCTGTACGGTTACAACCAGGATGCACTGGTCAGCGTAGGCGACCAGGTCAGAACGGGCCAGGCCATTGCTAAAGTTGGGAACAGCGGCGGACAAGGCCAGCCATCGCTGTATTTTGAAATTCGTCGTCAGGGCCAGGCCGTTAATCCACAGCCGTGGTTGGGAAGATAG
- the kbl gene encoding glycine C-acetyltransferase has product MSVSFYRQLEDQLEQARVEGLFKEERILTTPQQAEVSVAGGRPVINFCANNYLGLANHPELIRAAKAGLDSHGFGMASVRFICGTQDTHKELEHRLADFLGMDDAILYSSCFDANGGLFETLLGEEDAIISDALNHASIIDGVRLCKAKRYRYANNDMSELETRLQQAKDEGARHILVATDGVFSMDGVIANLKGVCDLAERFDALVMVDDSHAVGFVGAEGRGTHEYCDVMGRVDIITGTLGKALGGASGGYTAARQEVIDWLRQRSRPYLFSNSLAPSIVSASLKVLSMLEEGSELRERLLSNSKLFREKMTAAGFTLAGADHAIIPVMLGEARLAQEFASLLQQEGIYVTGFFYPVVPQGQARIRTQMSAAHSTEQIEKAVEAFTRIGKKLGVIA; this is encoded by the coding sequence ATGTCTGTTTCGTTTTATCGCCAGCTGGAAGATCAGCTGGAGCAGGCCCGGGTTGAAGGGCTGTTTAAAGAAGAACGCATTCTCACCACGCCCCAGCAGGCTGAAGTCTCCGTCGCTGGCGGCCGTCCGGTGATCAATTTTTGCGCCAACAACTACCTTGGCCTGGCGAATCATCCCGAACTGATCCGTGCTGCAAAAGCCGGTCTCGACAGCCACGGTTTCGGCATGGCTTCGGTCCGCTTTATCTGCGGCACACAAGATACGCACAAAGAACTTGAACACCGTCTGGCTGACTTTCTCGGTATGGACGATGCGATCCTCTATTCCTCCTGCTTTGATGCCAACGGTGGGTTATTTGAAACACTGCTGGGTGAAGAAGACGCCATCATTTCGGATGCGCTGAATCATGCCTCAATAATCGATGGTGTTCGCTTATGCAAAGCGAAACGCTATCGGTATGCCAACAACGATATGTCTGAACTGGAAACCCGTTTGCAGCAGGCAAAAGATGAGGGTGCCCGTCATATTCTGGTGGCAACTGACGGCGTATTTTCAATGGATGGCGTGATAGCCAACCTGAAGGGCGTGTGCGACCTGGCCGAACGGTTCGACGCGCTGGTGATGGTCGATGATTCCCATGCGGTAGGTTTTGTCGGTGCCGAAGGGCGGGGAACGCACGAATATTGCGATGTGATGGGGCGCGTGGACATCATCACTGGCACGCTTGGCAAAGCGCTGGGCGGGGCTTCCGGCGGTTATACCGCTGCGCGTCAGGAAGTGATCGACTGGTTGCGTCAGCGTTCGCGGCCCTATCTCTTCTCTAATTCCCTGGCACCGTCGATTGTTTCTGCCTCCCTGAAAGTGCTTTCCATGCTCGAAGAAGGCAGCGAACTGCGTGAGCGTTTGCTCAGCAATTCAAAATTGTTCCGCGAGAAAATGACCGCCGCGGGTTTCACGCTGGCGGGGGCTGATCACGCCATTATCCCGGTGATGCTTGGCGAGGCTCGTCTGGCTCAGGAGTTTGCGTCGCTTTTGCAGCAGGAAGGGATTTACGTCACCGGTTTCTTTTACCCGGTGGTGCCTCAGGGGCAGGCGCGCATCCGTACTCAAATGTCAGCAGCGCACAGCACGGAACAAATCGAAAAGGCCGTTGAAGCCTTCACCCGTATTGGCAAAAAACTTGGCGTGATCGCCTGA
- the rfaD gene encoding ADP-glyceromanno-heptose 6-epimerase, giving the protein MIIVTGGAGFIGSNIIKSLNDMGYRDILVVDNLKDGTKFVNLVDLDIADYCDKEDFIASIVAGDDLGDIDAIFHEGACSSTTEWDGKYMMDNNYQYSKDVLHYCLDRSIPFLYASSAATYGSQSTSFVEERKYEQPLNVYGYSKFLFDQYVREILPHAESQICGFRYFNVYGPREGHKGSMASVAFHLNNQIKAGENPKLFSGSEGFKRDFIYVGDVAAVNLWFWQNGVSGIFNCGTGRSESFQAVADAVVAYHKSGDIEYIPFPEKLKGRYQSFTQADMTALRNAGYDKPFKTVAEGVTEYMSWLNRTV; this is encoded by the coding sequence ATGATAATCGTCACTGGCGGCGCTGGTTTTATCGGCAGCAATATTATTAAATCGCTCAATGATATGGGATACCGCGATATTCTGGTGGTGGATAATCTGAAAGATGGCACCAAGTTCGTCAATCTGGTGGATCTGGATATTGCGGATTATTGCGACAAAGAAGATTTTATCGCCAGCATCGTGGCCGGCGACGATCTGGGTGATATCGACGCCATTTTCCACGAAGGCGCATGCTCTTCCACTACCGAGTGGGACGGCAAGTACATGATGGATAACAACTATCAGTACTCTAAAGATGTCCTGCATTATTGTTTAGATCGCAGCATTCCCTTCCTTTATGCGTCTTCCGCAGCCACTTATGGTAGCCAGAGCACCAGCTTTGTTGAAGAGCGTAAATACGAGCAACCGCTGAACGTCTATGGTTACTCTAAGTTCCTGTTTGACCAGTATGTTCGCGAAATTCTGCCGCACGCTGAATCTCAAATTTGTGGTTTCCGTTATTTCAACGTTTACGGACCGCGTGAAGGCCATAAAGGCAGCATGGCGAGCGTAGCGTTCCATCTGAATAATCAGATCAAGGCCGGGGAGAACCCAAAACTGTTCTCGGGCAGCGAAGGCTTCAAACGCGATTTTATCTACGTGGGTGATGTGGCAGCCGTGAACCTGTGGTTCTGGCAAAACGGTGTTTCGGGCATTTTTAACTGCGGTACCGGACGTTCGGAATCCTTCCAGGCCGTGGCAGATGCTGTCGTGGCATACCACAAGTCTGGCGATATCGAATACATTCCATTCCCGGAAAAACTCAAAGGCCGTTACCAGTCCTTCACACAGGCCGACATGACGGCCCTGCGTAACGCCGGTTACGACAAACCGTTCAAAACGGTTGCCGAAGGTGTTACGGAATACATGAGCTGGCTTAACCGCACAGTTTAA
- a CDS encoding divergent polysaccharide deacetylase family protein: MRYNKSVLAALCGTAFFACQVQAAKLSILIDDFGYRQHEENQVLQMPKAVSVAIFPNAPDSQMMMNKAHQQGREILIHLPMAPLSKQPLEKDTLTPSMSAAEVKRIVDQAISNIPYAIGINNHMGSAMTSSLTGMENVMQAMNAHNLFFLDSMTIGNTQSVKAAQGTRVKVIKRNVFLDDVQNEAEIRRQFERAIQLARKNGYAIAIGHPHPTTVKVLQQMLPNLPSDIVLVRPSDLLNEPQRSIPAGKVTIALVKSSRKGISVCHLRQPLPQIYADSMFKILGESLKSSPAAAFVERQYSVITTFTKK; the protein is encoded by the coding sequence TTGCGATATAACAAGTCCGTTTTAGCTGCCCTTTGTGGTACTGCGTTTTTTGCTTGTCAGGTTCAGGCAGCGAAATTATCCATCCTGATCGATGACTTTGGTTATCGCCAGCATGAGGAAAACCAGGTACTTCAGATGCCAAAAGCGGTATCGGTCGCGATTTTTCCCAACGCACCCGATTCGCAGATGATGATGAACAAGGCTCACCAGCAGGGGCGTGAAATTCTGATCCATCTGCCGATGGCGCCACTTAGTAAGCAACCGCTGGAAAAAGACACGCTGACACCCTCCATGAGCGCCGCAGAAGTGAAACGTATTGTCGATCAGGCGATCAGCAATATCCCTTACGCGATTGGCATCAATAACCATATGGGTAGTGCTATGACCTCCAGCCTGACCGGGATGGAAAATGTCATGCAGGCAATGAATGCCCACAACCTGTTTTTCCTCGACAGCATGACCATTGGTAACACTCAGTCAGTCAAAGCGGCTCAGGGCACCCGGGTGAAAGTCATTAAGCGCAATGTCTTTTTAGATGATGTGCAGAATGAAGCGGAAATCCGCCGTCAGTTTGAACGCGCAATTCAGCTCGCACGCAAGAATGGATATGCCATCGCGATAGGACACCCGCATCCGACGACAGTGAAAGTGCTGCAGCAAATGTTGCCGAATCTACCTTCCGATATCGTTCTGGTCAGGCCAAGTGATCTGCTGAACGAACCCCAGCGCAGCATACCCGCCGGTAAGGTCACGATTGCGCTCGTAAAATCATCACGTAAAGGCATCAGCGTCTGCCACCTCAGGCAACCTCTCCCGCAGATTTATGCCGACAGCATGTTTAAAATTCTCGGGGAAAGCCTGAAATCTTCACCCGCTGCGGCATTTGTTGAACGGCAGTATTCTGTGATAACAACTTTTACTAAAAAGTAG